In Salarias fasciatus chromosome 20, fSalaFa1.1, whole genome shotgun sequence, a single window of DNA contains:
- the LOC115408200 gene encoding ras-related protein Rab-7L1-like, with protein MKEHVMKILIVGDPAVGKTSFVEQYVSRQFNETYKPTSGVDFSVKALQWSDKDMVRLHIWDIAGQERFISLTRVFYKGALGCVVMFDVTDSSSFHSCQEWKQDLNNKVTLPSGAPIPCILLANKCDLPERVVTADSIAEFSKNNGFFTWMEASVKDNKNVGEAMRRLVQEILSVQPSEDQPLSRREDSIDLQYSNATNQQNCC; from the exons ATGAAGGAGCACGTGATGAAAATCCTGATTGTCGGCGACCCGGCAGTAGGGAAGACATCTTTTGTAGAACAATACGTCAGCAGGCAGTTCAACGAAACGTACAAGCCGACATCAGGAG TGGATTTTTCTGTGAAGGCGTTGCAGTGGTCAGATAAAGACATGGTCAGACTGCATATCTGGGACATTGCAG GCCAGGAGCGTTTCATTTCCTTGACCAGGGTCTTCTACAAAGGGGCTCTGGGCTGCGTTGTGATGTTTGACGTCACCGACTCGTCCAGCTTCCACAGTTGTCAAGAGTGGAAACAGGACCTGAACAACAAGGTCACGCTGCCCAGCGGAGCTCCCATCCCCTGCATCCTGCTGGCCaacaag TGTGACCTTCCTGAGCGGGTGGTGACAGCAGACAGCATCGCCGAGTTCAGCAAGAACAACGGCTTCTTCACCTGGATGGAGGCCTCGGTCAAAGACAACAAGAACGTTGGAGAAGCCATGAG gaggTTGGTGCAGGAGATCCTGTCAGTTCAGCCCAGTGAGGACCAGCCGCTGTCCAGAAGGGAAGACAGCATCGATCTTCAGTATAGCAATGCCA